CCCTGCGGATAGCCGCTGCCGTCGTACTGCTCGTGATGGCCCAGGGCAATCACCGCGCCGAGCTGCAGATAGCGCGACGGACTGCCGCTCAGGATGGCATGGCCGATCGTGGTGTGCGCCTGCATGATGCGGAACTCCTCGGCGGTGAGCCGGCCGGCCTTGAGCAGGATGCTGTCGGGCACGCCGATCTTGCCGATGTCGTGCATGGGCGCGGCCAGCTCGATCTCGTCGCACTCGGCCTCGCTCAGGCCCACGGCTTCGGCCAACAGGCGCGAGTACTTGGCCATGCGCAGCACGTGATTGCCGGTCTCCTCGTCGCGGTACTCGCCGGCCTTGGCCAGGCGCAGCAGGGTCTCGCGCTCGCGGGCGCGGATCTCGCGGGTGGCCAGGGCCACCTGGTCTTCCAGCCAGTGGGCGCGGTGCTTGATGAGCTGCTGCTGGCGGCGCAGGGTCAGCAGGTTGCGGCAGCGGGCGCGGCATTCGTACTGGTCGATGGGACGGGTGAGGAAGTCGCTGGCGCCGGCATCCAGGGCCTGGTAGCGGATCTGCGGGTCCTCCACCACCGTGATCACCACCAGCGGCACGTCGGCGCAGCCGGGCAGGGCGCGGATGCGCTGGATGAAGGTCACGCCGTCCATGCTCGGCATCTTGTAGTCGGTCAGGATCAGGTCCGGCGGCTGCCGCTGGGCACGCGCCAGCGCCGCCTCCGGCTCCGCAAAACTCTCCACCACCAAGCCCGGATCCATCGCCCGCACCAGCTCCTCCAGAATCTTCCGGCCGGTGAACTGGTCGTCCACGATCAGCACGGAGGCACGGGTGGAATGCTGGTCGATCGGATCGCGGGCTCGCGTCGATTCCCCCGCTGCCTTGCCGGACTGCGTTTTCTGGAAGCGCGATAACTGGATCACCGATGTGTTGGGCTTCATGTCAGTTGTTTGAGGAGTCGACCGGAATTGGCAGGTGAACCGGCCGGTGCGCCCGGCCAGTGGGATATGGGTCGAGTGTATAACCGTACCGTCCGAATGACCAGCCTGTGTTTTTATGGGAAATAGTCCACAGCTCGCATATGGCAAGCTGGCAACGGAAAAAGGCTGCTGTCGGGCATTTTCGGATTGCAGGCCGGAGACGCGCCCGGGGCCGGCTGCTACGGCCTGGCGCGGTGCCTTCGCCGGAGGGGCGATCTCCTACTGAAGTAGGTTGCTCCCTGTTGTCCTGTCCAGCAAACTAGCCGCTAAAAGGGATTCGAACAACGGGCTTTCTCATTCTTCCGGAGGAGAAGAACCATGGACGTGCTCAAAAGGGTGGTTGCGGACCTGACCCTGCTTGCCTGTCTGACCGCCGCGCCCGCAGGTTGGGCTGCCGCCCCGGAGCCGAGTGGCGCCCCGGGCGCAGTTGCGCCCGTCAATCCGGCTGACGGCAAAGGCGCCGATTCGAACGGCAAACACGAGCCGGAGGCCAAGATGCCCAAGCTCAACCCCCTCAAACCGCGCGACAACGGCACGCCCGCCATCATCCAGGAGGAGTTGCCCAAGGTGCCTGCCGTGAAGGCGCCGGTGGTCAAGATCATTTAGCGTGTCCGGCCCGCGGCGGAGCGGGGCCAATGGAACCTGAGTAGGATGGCCTTCGCAGGTACGCGGAGGGAAACTCGTCACTCAGAGGCCGTTGCCGGCCAGCTCTTTCTATTGCATCCAACATGGAGGGCGCAGTCATGGGCGATGTGGTGAAGGTCATCGAAGTGCTGTCCCAATCGGACAAAAGCTGGGAAGACGCCGCGGCGCAGGCCGTGGAGCGCGCGAGCAAGACCCTGCACAACATCAAATCGATCTACATCGAGAATTTCGAGGCCAAGGTCGAGAACAACCGCATCGTCGAGTACCGCGTCAATGCCAAGATCAGTTTTCTGCTGGATTAGTTGGCTCCGCGTCGAGCGCTTCAGCCGCTCGCTGCGGATCCGTAGAGGAGGGCTCCGGCATGTCTACCCAGGAAGAGGCTTTGAAAGCGGTTCACGCGGCGCTTGAGCGTGAGCGTCGCATCAACCTGCATCAGCATCCCATCGAAATGCAGTTTGAAAATGACGACTTGGTGTTGGCGGGGGAGGTGGGGAACATTGCGGCCAAGAAGCTGGCGCTGGAGCTGGCCGCGGCTGCGCCCGGCGTCGGCGGCATCGTGGACCGGCTGCGTGTCGTGCCGGCCGAGCGCATGGGCGACGGTGCCATTCTCGACCACGTGCGCGATGCCCTGCTGCAAGAGCCCGAGCTGTCGATCTGCGACATCCGGGTCTGGGAAAAGGGGCACGAAGAAACTATCCGGGAAACCACCGTGGAGCTGGCCTGCGTCATCCAGATCAGCGTGGCGGACGGCGTGGTGACGCTGGATGGCCAAGTGGACAGCTGGGGGCGCAAGCGCATGGCCGGCGCTCTGGCCTGGTGGGTGCCGGGCACCCGGGACGTGGTCAACGCCCTGGAAATTCTGCCGCCCGAAGAGGACAGCGACGACGAGGTCACCAACGCCATCCAGTTCCTGCTGGAAAAGGATCCCTTCGTCAACGAAAGCCAGATCCGCGTTACCACCCGCAACTACGTGGTCACCCTGGAAGGGGAGGTGGCCAAGGAAAAGGAAAAGGAGATGGCCGAGGCGGATGCCTGGTTCGTCTTCGGAGTGGACAAGGTGGTCAATCGCCTGCAAGTGCAGGCGTGAGCAGCGCCCGGGCACTGCCTGGGCCCGTGTGTTTCCCACCCATCCCCGCGCCCGCCCGGGCCGGGCGCACTTTGTCCCAGCCGCTGGATGCCGAAGTTCATCCCCTGCCGGTAAACCGTGCCGGCCATGCCGCGTTGATTGCTATGACGGATGCCGACAGGCATCGACGGGTGATACCCAAGGAGTCAGTCATCATGAACAAAACAATTATGGTTTTGGCGCTGTCCGTCCTGCTGGGCGGCTGTGCTTCCGTCGGCGGCCCCGGCAATGAACGCGCCACCAATGGCGCCGTGGGCGGGGCGGTGGCGGGCGGCGTGCTGGGTGCGGTCGTGGGCAATCAGAGCGGCAACCCGCGCACCGGCGCGGCCATCGGCGCGGCCACGGGCGCGCTGGTGGGCGGCGGCATCGGCAAGGCGCGGGATGAGGCAGCCCGCAGTGCGCAGTGTCCGCCGGGCTACACCTGCATCCCTCAATGTCCGCCCGGCTACGACTGCATTCCGCAGCGCCGCTGGTAGCGCAGTATGCTGCCTAATTTTTGGGCAGGCGTCAGTCCGATGTGCGAGGTGCGACTTTGGTCCTATTTCCCCCAAGGTTATCCACAGATTTTGGGGATTACCCACGCGCTAGGCATCCAAGGGGCTGGCCCTGCTGGCCGCCGTTGCGGCGGAAGCTGAGTCAGCCCAACATCTCGTAAGCGTCCTCCTTGAGATCCCTCAGGTCTTCCGGAGCGAGATCCAGCTCGAACAGCGCCTTGGCAAGGCCCTGGGCTTCCGGGGACGCATCGGCGGGAGCACCGCTCAGCATAGCGGCATAGCTGTGATCGATGTGTTCCGCCAGCAGCAGGCAGGCGCTCAGCTTGCGGGTCGGCAGATCCGCGTGGATGTCCACGTCCGGGCTGTGGTGGAAGAGAATGGCCTGGCAGACAGCGGCGGGCAGATGCCAGGATTTGGCCACCAGATAGCCCACGGCGCAGTGATTGGTGTGATAGGCCCGCTCCTCGGCCTGCAGCGTGTCGGCCGCGGGCTGCTGATTCAGGGCGGCCGGTGCGAGAGGCAGGTAGTCCGGGAATTTCTGCACCAGCAGCGGCACAGCGCAGTCATGGAACAGGCCGGCGATGTAGGCTTCGTTTTCCATGGCGGGATTGCGGAACAGGCGCCTGGCGATGAAGGCGGCGATCCTGGCGGCCAGGATGGAATGATTCCAGAAGGCCTCGTTGATGGAGTGGCGCTGATCCAGCTTGAGAGCTTCGCTGAGGGCCGAGGCGATGACGACGTTCTTGAAATGGGTCAGTCCCAGGATGGTCAAGGCCTGCTTGACGGAGTCCACTTGCTTGCGGGCGCCGAAGAAGGGCGAGTTGACCACCCGGATGATCTTGGCGGTCAGGGCGGGGTCCTGGCTGATCAGGCCGGTGATCTTGCCGATGTCCGGCTCCGCCTGCTTCAGTTCATCGTCGATGTCCAAAACCAGTTTCGGTTGCGCCGGGATGCCGATGCTTTTGATGAGTTTTTCGGCTTTTTCCAAGTTTGTTTGTTCTTGCGCCGCGGCTGCGGTCATGGCGGATCCTCCTTCGGCCGTTTTTGTTTCGGCTAAGCCTATCGTCTCATTTTATTGAAAAGCAGGCGTGTTACAAATGAACGTTTCATGACGGGCCAGCCTGCTTTGCAGGCGCCCGAGCCAACGGAGGTCCTAAGATGAAGGCGTCCTATCTCGTTCTTTCCACTGTATTGGCGGGCGGCATCGCGCTGACGGCCGCGGCGCAGACGGGTGCGCCCGCTGCGGGCACCTACGGGCCGGGTACCGGCCCGCACATGATGCGCGGCGGCATGGCGGGCGCGGCCGGCATGATGGGGCAGCACCCCATGTCCGGCACGGTGACCAAGATCGATCACAAGACCGGCATGCTCACCCTGAAGACCGGAGTCGGCAATCTGCAACTGCATTTCCCGCCCAGCTCCCTGGAGGGGGTGAAGGAAGGCGATACCATTACCGTGCACCTGGCCTTCAGCAAAGGCACGGCGACCGGCGGTGCCATGGGGGCGCCTGCCGGGGCCGGCACGGGCGGCGCCGCGGGTACCGGCGCCGGCGGTCTGGGCGCGCAGCCGGGCCGGGATTACTGAGCAACTGCTGCTTCGGCGAGGGAAGGGGAGCCTCTGGCTCCTCTTTCTTTTGGTCAGGCCGCGCTTGCCGGCAGGCCCAGCAGCCGGCGCGCCTGTTCCGCGTCGCGCGCCGCACACAGGGCGTCGGCCAGACACGCCGCGCGATCGATGTGCGTGTCGGCCACCTGCCGGGCCAGGAAGGGGATCATCACCGGTTCCACCGAGAAGATCCGAAAGCCCAATCCCAGCAGAATGGGCAGGATCTTCGGGTATTGGGGCAGCAGCCCGCACAGCTGCAAGCGGCCGACGGCTTCGCCGGCATCCCTGGCCAGCATCTGCAGAAATCGGTATAGCGCCGGAGCGTAGGGATCCAGCAGCGGCGCCAGCTCGGGTTGGTCCCGATCGGCGGCGAAGAGGCACTGCATGAGGTCGTTGCAGCCGACGGCCACGAAATCCGCCAATTCCATCCATGCCGGCAAGGCCAGGGCGGCGGCCGGCGTTTCCACCATGACGCCGATGGGCAGGTGCTGCGATCCGAGCGCCTGCTCCATTTCCCGCCGCCAGCGGCGAAACTCCGCCGGATGGGTGACGAAGGGGATGAGCACGGCGAGATCGAAATCGCGCGCCAGCTCAGCCAGCGCGGCCGCTTCCGCGCGCCAGGCGCGGCACACCGGCTCGCGTCCGTAGAGGCGGACGCCCTGCAGGCCGAGTGGGCCGGCCATGCCCGGCAGCGGCTTCAGCCAGGCCGGGCGCTTGTCGGGGCTGATGTCGAGCAGGCGCACGGTCACGGGGAGGGGGCGGGCGGCCTGGCAGAGGGCGGCCAGCGCGGTGCGGTAGGCGGCGGCATCGGGTACTTGGGAGCTTGCCGACAACAGGAATTCGGAACGCACCAGGCCGATCCCGCCGGCGCCGTGGCGCACGGCCCGGGCCGCGCCGTCGGCATCGGCAACGCTGGCGCGCAGCTCCACTGTCGCGCCATCCGCCGTGCTGACGGCGACGCCCGGCGCGGGCGCGGCGGGCGGCCCGGGGAGCGCTGCGGCGGGCGGGGGCAGGGTGATCAGGCCGGTGGCGCCGTCCAGCAAGGCCGCGGCGCCTTCGGGCAGTCGCGCCGCCTGTGCCGCCGTGGCCAGCACCGTGGGGATGCCCAGGCCGAGAAGGCGGATCATCGCGTGGGAAAAGGGCGCCCCATCGACCACGATCAAGCCGGCGGGGCATGCGGTCAGGCGGTCGAGGGCGGCGGCGGACAGTATCAGCAGGCTGTTGCTGCCAGGATCCCCGGCGCGGCGCAGTACGCCGCGCACGCACCCGGGCGCGAAGGGTTGGAGCTGCAGGCGCTGGGGGCGAGCCGTCATGGCCGCCTCACGATGTCGTCCGCAGGGTTTCGGCGCGAATGGGCAGGCGGCGGATGCGCCGGCCGGTGGCGGCGAAGACTGCGTTGGCGACTGCCGGCGCCACGGGCGGCACGCCCGGTTCGCCCACGCCGCCGGGCGGCTCGCGGCTGGGCAGGATGTGCACCTCGACCAAGGGCATTTCGTCCATCCGCAGAATGGGATAGTCGTCGAAGTTGCCCTGCAGCACGCGGCCATGGGTCAAAGTGATCTCGCCCTTGAGGGCGGCGCTGAGGCCGAAAGCCACGGCCCCTTCCATCTGCGCCGCCACCGCATTGGGGTTGACCGCCAGACCGCAGTCGACGGCGCAGACGATGCGGTGCACCCGCACCCGGCCGTCCCCGGCGACGGAGACTTCCGCCACCTGCGCCACCCAGGAGCCGAAGGACTGATGCACGGCGGTGCCGCGCCCGTGGCCGGACGGCAGCGCGCGGCCCCAGCCCGCCCTCTCGGCGGCCAGCTCCAGCACTCGCTGATGGCGCGGGGCGTGATGCAGCAGGTCGAGCCGAAAGGCATACGGGTCGGCGCCGGCGGCCGTCGCCAGCTCGTCCACGAAGCCTTCGATGGCGAAGGCGCTTTGGGAGTGGGCCACCGAGCGCCAGGCGCCGGTCGGCACGCCCGGGTCCGCTTCCGTGTGTTCGACGCGCACATGAGGGATGGCGTAAGGGAAATGGGCGCCATCGAGGGAGGCGGCGGGGCCCGTCACCCGGTGCAGCCAGGCCAGCGGCCGCCCGTGGGCGTCCAGTGCCGCCGCCAGGTAGTTGTGGTTGGCCGGCCGGTAGTGGTCATGGCGCAGGTCGTCCTCCCGTGTCCAGACCACCTGCATCGGTGCATCCACTGCCCGGGAGAGCTGCACCGCTTCGGCCACGAAATCCTGCTGCAACCGCCGGCCGAAGCCGCCGCCCAGGAAGGTGCTGTGGACCCGGATGGCGGCCGGCGACAGGCCGGTGAGCTCCGCCACCGTTTCCTGCGCGCCGCCCTGGGCCTGGGTCGGCACCCAGACGTCGCAGCCGTCCGCCCGCACGTGGGCGGTGCAGTTCATGGGTTCCATGGCCGCGTGGGCGAGATAAGGCGTTTCATAGACCGCTTCCAGCCGCCTGCCCGCTTGGGCGAAGGCGGCGTCCAGCTGGCCGTCGTCGCGCACGGGCGTGCCCGGATCGCGGGCGGCG
This DNA window, taken from Thermithiobacillus tepidarius DSM 3134, encodes the following:
- a CDS encoding putative PEP-binding protein — protein: MTARPQRLQLQPFAPGCVRGVLRRAGDPGSNSLLILSAAALDRLTACPAGLIVVDGAPFSHAMIRLLGLGIPTVLATAAQAARLPEGAAALLDGATGLITLPPPAAALPGPPAAPAPGVAVSTADGATVELRASVADADGAARAVRHGAGGIGLVRSEFLLSASSQVPDAAAYRTALAALCQAARPLPVTVRLLDISPDKRPAWLKPLPGMAGPLGLQGVRLYGREPVCRAWRAEAAALAELARDFDLAVLIPFVTHPAEFRRWRREMEQALGSQHLPIGVMVETPAAALALPAWMELADFVAVGCNDLMQCLFAADRDQPELAPLLDPYAPALYRFLQMLARDAGEAVGRLQLCGLLPQYPKILPILLGLGFRIFSVEPVMIPFLARQVADTHIDRAACLADALCAARDAEQARRLLGLPASAA
- a CDS encoding HD-GYP domain-containing protein — protein: MKPNTSVIQLSRFQKTQSGKAAGESTRARDPIDQHSTRASVLIVDDQFTGRKILEELVRAMDPGLVVESFAEPEAALARAQRQPPDLILTDYKMPSMDGVTFIQRIRALPGCADVPLVVITVVEDPQIRYQALDAGASDFLTRPIDQYECRARCRNLLTLRRQQQLIKHRAHWLEDQVALATREIRARERETLLRLAKAGEYRDEETGNHVLRMAKYSRLLAEAVGLSEAECDEIELAAPMHDIGKIGVPDSILLKAGRLTAEEFRIMQAHTTIGHAILSGSPSRYLQLGAVIALGHHEQYDGSGYPQGLRGQAIPLAARIVAVADVYDALTSTRPYKPAWSVADARRYLQQQAGRHFDPDCVHAFLAQSDKVR
- a CDS encoding dodecin family protein, which gives rise to MGDVVKVIEVLSQSDKSWEDAAAQAVERASKTLHNIKSIYIENFEAKVENNRIVEYRVNAKISFLLD
- a CDS encoding BON domain-containing protein, giving the protein MSTQEEALKAVHAALERERRINLHQHPIEMQFENDDLVLAGEVGNIAAKKLALELAAAAPGVGGIVDRLRVVPAERMGDGAILDHVRDALLQEPELSICDIRVWEKGHEETIRETTVELACVIQISVADGVVTLDGQVDSWGRKRMAGALAWWVPGTRDVVNALEILPPEEDSDDEVTNAIQFLLEKDPFVNESQIRVTTRNYVVTLEGEVAKEKEKEMAEADAWFVFGVDKVVNRLQVQA
- a CDS encoding YMGG-like glycine zipper-containing protein, with amino-acid sequence MNKTIMVLALSVLLGGCASVGGPGNERATNGAVGGAVAGGVLGAVVGNQSGNPRTGAAIGAATGALVGGGIGKARDEAARSAQCPPGYTCIPQCPPGYDCIPQRRW
- a CDS encoding HDOD domain-containing protein gives rise to the protein MEKAEKLIKSIGIPAQPKLVLDIDDELKQAEPDIGKITGLISQDPALTAKIIRVVNSPFFGARKQVDSVKQALTILGLTHFKNVVIASALSEALKLDQRHSINEAFWNHSILAARIAAFIARRLFRNPAMENEAYIAGLFHDCAVPLLVQKFPDYLPLAPAALNQQPAADTLQAEERAYHTNHCAVGYLVAKSWHLPAAVCQAILFHHSPDVDIHADLPTRKLSACLLLAEHIDHSYAAMLSGAPADASPEAQGLAKALFELDLAPEDLRDLKEDAYEMLG